A section of the Solitalea canadensis DSM 3403 genome encodes:
- a CDS encoding RNA polymerase sigma factor, whose amino-acid sequence MEKIYSNTDFELWLAFKQGNMAAYERIYTLHINSLYEYGSRFGKDEEIVKDCIQDLFVKIWTNRNSLTDVISIRNYLFTSLRGQLFNRLEREKKIIYDDNIEDNYDFEMVFPTENRLIAIEKDKRLTGKMAAALDKLSPRQKESIYLRFYEGLSYPELAQVMNISVKSSYKLIAKALDSLKEHVDPSDIYLFLLSVYK is encoded by the coding sequence TTGGAGAAGATTTACTCAAATACAGATTTTGAATTATGGTTGGCTTTTAAGCAAGGCAATATGGCGGCTTATGAGCGTATTTACACCCTTCACATCAATAGTTTGTATGAGTATGGATCAAGGTTTGGAAAAGATGAAGAAATAGTAAAAGATTGTATTCAGGATCTTTTTGTTAAAATCTGGACTAACCGAAATTCTTTAACAGACGTAATTTCCATCCGTAATTACCTCTTTACTTCGCTGAGGGGCCAATTATTCAATAGGCTTGAAAGAGAAAAGAAAATTATCTATGATGATAATATAGAGGATAATTATGATTTTGAAATGGTTTTTCCTACAGAAAACCGTTTGATAGCCATTGAAAAAGATAAAAGGCTGACAGGTAAAATGGCAGCAGCATTGGATAAGCTTTCTCCGCGCCAGAAAGAATCTATCTACCTTCGATTTTATGAGGGCCTGAGTTACCCTGAATTGGCTCAAGTGATGAACATTTCTGTTAAATCTTCTTATAAACTGATCGCAAAAGCGCTGGATTCGTTAAAAGAACATGTCGATCCTTCTGATATTTATTTGTTTTTACTTTCGGTTTATAAATAA
- a CDS encoding FecR family protein, giving the protein MQEDYKGFLADDFLKDDLFLQWLKGTDKEIKNTWEKWYQLNPDRQSHVDEARLKYNQLISFQKKELSSIDQKAIWNTIEEQHLRSASQKISSLQLLRRIAAIFIVFAVFGAGVIYYYKNFYSVIKVLTGNGELITYQLPDSSVVTLNANSKLTYSRNFLSNVVREVWVEGEAFFNVTHKKTNQRFIVHTHDLNVEVLGTTFNVKRRRGISNVVLATGKIRLVFTDEKHQPMFMRPGDMVEYTPSENKIAKRHTASVEVVAKWREKIFVFNSTPFAKVAEELEEVYGYEIIIEDSEIARKHVSGTLNAQSDAELLSTLSTLLNAEIIKNDKQLIVKSKIHPNQ; this is encoded by the coding sequence ATGCAAGAAGATTATAAAGGTTTTTTAGCCGATGATTTTTTGAAGGACGATTTATTCCTTCAGTGGTTAAAGGGGACAGATAAAGAAATAAAAAACACTTGGGAAAAATGGTATCAGTTGAATCCTGATCGTCAATCTCATGTGGATGAAGCCAGATTAAAATACAATCAACTGATTTCTTTTCAAAAAAAGGAGCTTTCTTCAATAGATCAAAAAGCTATTTGGAACACAATTGAAGAACAACACCTACGATCAGCTTCTCAAAAAATTAGTTCATTACAGTTATTACGCCGTATTGCGGCCATATTTATAGTTTTTGCAGTTTTTGGTGCAGGGGTAATTTATTACTACAAGAACTTCTACTCAGTGATTAAAGTACTAACCGGAAACGGGGAATTAATAACCTACCAATTGCCCGACAGCTCGGTAGTTACCTTAAATGCCAATTCCAAATTAACTTATTCACGCAACTTTTTATCTAATGTGGTTCGTGAGGTTTGGGTAGAAGGAGAAGCGTTTTTTAATGTAACACATAAAAAAACAAATCAACGATTTATTGTACACACACACGATCTTAATGTTGAGGTACTAGGAACCACCTTTAATGTTAAACGTCGCAGAGGAATATCAAATGTAGTGCTAGCTACCGGAAAGATAAGACTCGTGTTTACCGATGAAAAACATCAACCCATGTTTATGAGACCAGGAGATATGGTTGAATATACACCTTCAGAGAATAAAATAGCTAAAAGACATACAGCAAGTGTGGAAGTTGTGGCAAAATGGAGAGAGAAAATTTTCGTTTTCAACAGCACTCCTTTTGCCAAAGTAGCTGAAGAATTAGAAGAAGTGTATGGCTATGAAATTATAATAGAAGATAGTGAGATAGCTCGCAAACATGTGTCGGGTACCTTAAACGCCCAAAGCGACGCAGAGCTGTTAAGCACGTTATCAACATTACTGAATGCTGAGATCATCAAAAATGATAAACAGTTGATCGTTAAATCAAAGATCCATCCTAACCAATAG
- a CDS encoding SusC/RagA family TonB-linked outer membrane protein yields MRKVLQKGIVGACVISMTVAPSYAKLTQLTIAGIASQKKASVSETKKVTEMQTLNEVLTGLSKSLNVHFIFVDDDLANKLVIAPAFSGKKSDKASLEKTLDDLLASYSLTSKKISEKQYVISRLTEPVNTTEKEESIVVVPTITAVTPDVTVKNDVIDEKVVSGTVTDAVDGSPLPGASVSVKGSSIGTSTDVNGKYSLKVPSETAVLVISYLGYNAKEVTVGTNTTINVHLTPNSKGLQEVIVVAYGTQKKASVIGSVANLSSKAFENSPRVSAQESLQGNVAGVQASNGSGQPGSVPSIRIRGIGSINASSSPLYVIDGVPVVADDLTSYNTNTIAGLNSSDIESISVLKDATAASLYGSRAANGVILITTKSGKAGKTRFNASFQQGVNRLTNSDATKPLNTTEALELIREGWLNSGKTAADFDAEIIKQKINSSVNTDWRNELTRAGNYNQFDLSASGGSEKTTYFLSGGYYDAKAPLKGVDYKRTTARVTLNTQATERLSFNSNLSFSYQKSNTVSDAGAFANPVRAMYRLQPWLTVYNNDGSYNFSYNSGHNPVATINETYRRGTSSAFLGKIGGKYKFADFLMFESNASLDYNNAGIDRFQSPLFGDGKNVNGRSLTGTDVWQNWNTTNILRFNKVLDEKHNLSAFVGYEAQRITGKGSATEYTNLLPGKTSPATGSTPQNVTPLNTESTLTGLFLSANYGYNDRYLMSASVRRDGSSRFGANKRYGTFWSLGAAWNIHNESFMKDVNLVSELKLRSSYGVNGNQGISNFAARGLFGSGYDYDSQPGYIQTQFANNNLTWEENRPFNVGLDFGIFKDRISGTVEYYERSTTKLLLDVSASAINGLTSYSDNYGSMKNSGIEMSLTTQNIRPDEARGFSWKTDLNFSTLKNRITGLVNPMTGTFNREVGLDFYQFYMVGYAGVDPQSGESLFYVDGTKSATTKDYTQAQRFNQGSALPKFFGGITNSFSYKGVELSFQFYMNWGNKLRNGWGTSQESDGGDKFSSTGSVTRYTYEHRWQKPGDVTDVPRFLYGGPTAESSTRFLLDGSYVRLRDVSLTYTLPATFTNKFKTDKVRLYVRGNNLWTYIKDKRLIFDPEVPIEGNLDQRAPVYKTVLMGLDISF; encoded by the coding sequence ATGAGAAAAGTTCTACAAAAAGGCATAGTAGGAGCGTGCGTAATCAGCATGACTGTTGCTCCAAGCTATGCAAAACTGACGCAGTTAACCATAGCGGGAATTGCCAGTCAGAAGAAGGCATCCGTTAGTGAAACTAAAAAGGTAACGGAAATGCAAACATTAAATGAGGTACTTACAGGTCTTTCCAAATCGTTAAATGTCCATTTTATTTTTGTGGATGATGATTTGGCCAATAAGCTTGTCATTGCCCCTGCATTTTCCGGTAAAAAATCGGATAAAGCATCCCTTGAAAAAACGTTGGACGATTTATTAGCCAGCTACTCATTAACTTCTAAGAAGATCTCTGAAAAACAGTATGTGATTTCTCGTTTGACAGAGCCTGTGAACACGACAGAAAAAGAAGAAAGCATTGTTGTTGTTCCGACAATAACAGCTGTTACGCCTGATGTTACTGTAAAAAATGATGTAATTGATGAAAAAGTAGTTTCTGGTACGGTTACAGATGCTGTAGATGGATCTCCATTACCAGGTGCATCGGTTAGTGTTAAGGGCAGCAGCATAGGAACTTCTACAGATGTAAACGGAAAGTATTCACTTAAAGTTCCATCCGAAACTGCTGTATTAGTGATCAGTTACCTTGGTTATAATGCTAAAGAAGTTACTGTAGGTACTAACACAACTATTAATGTTCATTTAACGCCTAATTCAAAAGGATTGCAAGAAGTGATTGTTGTTGCTTATGGTACACAAAAGAAAGCTTCAGTAATTGGTTCTGTAGCGAATTTAAGTTCAAAAGCATTTGAAAATTCACCAAGGGTAAGTGCACAGGAATCGTTGCAAGGAAATGTAGCAGGTGTGCAGGCATCAAATGGTTCAGGACAACCGGGTTCGGTTCCCAGTATCCGTATTCGCGGTATCGGTTCAATCAATGCAAGTTCATCGCCATTATATGTAATTGATGGGGTGCCGGTAGTAGCCGACGATCTTACTAGTTACAATACGAATACTATCGCAGGTTTAAACAGTTCAGATATTGAATCAATAAGTGTGTTGAAAGATGCGACAGCCGCCTCGTTATATGGTTCGCGAGCTGCCAATGGTGTAATTTTAATTACTACTAAATCGGGTAAAGCTGGAAAAACACGCTTTAACGCTTCTTTTCAGCAAGGGGTGAATAGACTTACTAATTCTGATGCTACTAAACCGTTAAATACCACCGAAGCCTTAGAATTAATTCGTGAAGGCTGGCTTAATTCAGGTAAAACTGCTGCAGATTTTGATGCAGAGATCATTAAACAAAAAATTAATTCTTCAGTAAATACAGATTGGAGGAATGAGCTTACCCGTGCCGGAAATTATAACCAATTTGATCTTTCTGCTTCAGGTGGAAGTGAAAAAACTACTTATTTCTTGTCGGGAGGATATTATGATGCCAAAGCACCTTTAAAAGGCGTGGATTATAAAAGAACAACAGCAAGGGTTACATTAAATACACAAGCTACAGAGCGACTTTCATTTAATAGCAACCTTAGCTTTAGTTATCAAAAGTCTAATACGGTGTCAGATGCCGGAGCATTTGCCAACCCGGTTCGTGCAATGTATCGTTTGCAACCATGGTTAACGGTTTATAACAACGACGGATCGTATAATTTCAGTTATAACAGTGGTCATAACCCTGTTGCCACAATTAATGAAACTTATAGAAGAGGTACCAGTAGTGCTTTTTTAGGGAAAATTGGCGGTAAATATAAGTTTGCAGATTTCCTGATGTTTGAAAGTAATGCCAGTTTGGATTACAATAACGCAGGAATCGACCGTTTTCAGTCGCCACTATTTGGTGATGGAAAGAATGTAAATGGACGTTCATTAACAGGAACTGACGTTTGGCAAAACTGGAACACAACGAACATCTTGCGTTTCAATAAAGTACTTGATGAAAAGCATAATTTAAGTGCATTCGTAGGCTATGAAGCACAACGAATTACCGGAAAAGGAAGTGCGACAGAGTATACTAATTTATTGCCCGGCAAAACGAGTCCGGCTACTGGTTCAACGCCGCAAAATGTAACACCGCTGAACACCGAAAGCACATTGACAGGTTTGTTTTTAAGTGCAAACTATGGATATAATGATCGCTATTTAATGAGCGCATCAGTTCGTCGTGATGGTTCATCCCGTTTTGGTGCCAATAAGCGATACGGAACATTTTGGTCTTTGGGAGCTGCATGGAATATTCATAATGAAAGTTTTATGAAAGATGTTAACCTGGTTAGTGAGTTAAAGCTTCGTTCGAGCTACGGCGTAAATGGTAACCAAGGTATTAGCAATTTTGCTGCGAGAGGATTATTTGGTAGTGGATATGACTATGACAGCCAACCAGGATACATACAAACACAGTTTGCAAATAACAATTTAACCTGGGAAGAAAACCGTCCGTTTAATGTCGGACTAGATTTTGGGATTTTCAAAGACCGTATCAGTGGTACTGTTGAATATTATGAGCGTAGTACAACCAAATTGTTGTTAGATGTTTCAGCATCAGCTATCAATGGTTTAACAAGCTACAGTGACAACTACGGTTCAATGAAAAATAGTGGAATTGAAATGTCCTTAACTACTCAGAATATCCGTCCTGATGAGGCTAGGGGCTTTAGTTGGAAAACAGACTTGAATTTTTCTACCCTGAAAAATAGAATTACCGGTTTGGTAAACCCAATGACAGGAACATTTAACCGCGAAGTAGGATTAGATTTTTATCAGTTTTACATGGTGGGGTATGCAGGTGTAGATCCGCAGTCAGGCGAATCATTATTCTATGTTGATGGAACTAAATCGGCCACCACGAAGGATTACACACAAGCACAACGCTTTAACCAGGGATCAGCATTGCCAAAGTTCTTTGGCGGTATTACCAACTCATTTAGCTATAAAGGTGTTGAACTGAGTTTTCAGTTTTATATGAACTGGGGTAATAAACTCAGAAATGGATGGGGTACCAGTCAGGAGTCTGATGGTGGTGATAAATTCAGCTCTACAGGAAGCGTAACACGTTATACTTACGAACACCGTTGGCAGAAACCGGGTGATGTGACCGATGTTCCAAGATTCTTGTACGGAGGCCCAACTGCTGAAAGCTCAACGCGTTTCTTGTTAGATGGTAGTTATGTCCGTTTAAGAGATGTATCATTAACCTACACATTACCTGCAACATTTACTAATAAGTTTAAAACAGATAAAGTTCGCTTGTATGTAAGAGGAAATAATCTTTGGACTTACATCAAAGACAAGCGCTTGATTTTTGATCCGGAAGTTCCAATTGAAGGGAACCTTGATCAGCGCGCTCCTGTTTACAAAACCGTATTAATGGGCTTAGATATCTCATTTTAA
- a CDS encoding RagB/SusD family nutrient uptake outer membrane protein produces MKTNYKIVTLSVALLAAFSSCNKDFLETNPQNSTSVEEAIVDVNGMRAAIYGSYSLMQSDFYYGRSFVFYPDVMSDNVYISSKNSGRYEKNDQYAIRANDAYARDTWNQIYRVIANSNVILDKSKSVIAISTDSIERRQIIGEAYALRALAYHDLVRLYAQPYNFTADASHWGVPLFTKAVYEKGSVANLGRSSVKEVYVQIAKDLDSAINNLPERLRAKGANLDAKYKGRLNLFGAKALKARVALYMGDYATAVSLATEVINKKSLYTLLLNDKYVSDFKLNNNTETIFEVVNTNIDNMGTNSLVHFYNQSGYGDALASDDLYNAYAKTDVRRSFMQKGTRKDGETNASLVIKYTSTSTRDESMKVMRLAEMYLIRAEANIKLGNDALALADISVIAKRGDKDAVDIVVPLEGLMGTLLAERRKEFPFEGHRLFDLNRNGFNFTKFRTGGETINVTYPNQRVILPIPQSELDANPSIRSQQNPGYGGL; encoded by the coding sequence ATGAAAACCAATTATAAAATAGTAACGCTGTCTGTAGCACTATTAGCGGCTTTCAGCAGCTGTAATAAAGACTTTTTAGAAACTAATCCGCAGAACTCAACCTCTGTTGAAGAAGCAATTGTTGATGTAAACGGAATGAGAGCAGCTATTTATGGAAGCTATTCATTAATGCAGAGCGATTTTTACTACGGACGTTCATTTGTGTTTTATCCGGATGTAATGAGTGATAATGTGTACATCAGCTCAAAAAACAGTGGACGATACGAAAAAAACGATCAGTATGCTATACGTGCAAATGATGCATACGCCCGGGATACATGGAACCAGATTTATAGAGTGATTGCAAACAGCAATGTTATTTTAGATAAAAGTAAATCGGTTATTGCAATTTCCACAGACAGTATTGAACGCAGACAAATTATTGGTGAAGCTTATGCATTAAGAGCATTAGCTTATCATGATTTGGTTCGTTTATATGCACAACCTTATAATTTCACTGCAGATGCAAGTCATTGGGGGGTGCCTTTATTTACGAAGGCAGTTTATGAGAAGGGTAGTGTGGCAAATTTAGGCAGATCATCAGTAAAAGAAGTATATGTACAAATTGCTAAAGATTTAGATAGCGCGATCAATAATTTGCCAGAGCGATTAAGAGCTAAAGGTGCCAATTTAGATGCTAAGTATAAAGGCCGTCTAAATCTGTTTGGAGCAAAAGCACTAAAAGCGAGAGTCGCATTATACATGGGTGATTATGCTACTGCAGTTTCACTGGCCACAGAAGTAATCAACAAAAAATCACTGTACACTTTATTGCTAAATGATAAATATGTTAGTGATTTCAAGTTAAATAATAATACAGAAACCATTTTTGAGGTAGTAAATACCAACATTGATAATATGGGAACTAACAGTTTGGTTCATTTTTATAATCAAAGTGGGTATGGCGATGCATTGGCTTCAGATGATTTATATAACGCTTATGCTAAAACCGATGTTCGTCGTTCATTTATGCAAAAAGGGACCCGAAAAGATGGTGAAACCAATGCAAGTTTGGTAATTAAGTATACATCCACATCTACCCGTGATGAAAGCATGAAAGTAATGCGATTGGCAGAAATGTACCTGATTAGGGCTGAGGCTAATATCAAGTTAGGAAACGATGCTCTTGCCCTTGCAGATATAAGTGTTATCGCTAAACGTGGTGATAAAGATGCAGTTGATATTGTTGTTCCGTTAGAAGGATTAATGGGCACATTACTAGCCGAGCGAAGAAAGGAGTTTCCGTTTGAAGGGCATCGATTATTTGATTTAAATCGTAATGGCTTCAATTTTACCAAGTTTAGGACAGGCGGAGAAACCATTAATGTTACCTATCCTAATCAGCGTGTGATCCTGCCGATCCCTCAAAGTGAATTGGATGCGAATCCTTCAATAAGAAGTCAGCAGAATCCCGGATATGGCGGATTATAA
- a CDS encoding tyrosine-protein phosphatase, producing the protein MYKRTFVLAGLLLVLCVSNAGAQTLTRSEKWGKPVERNYLHNLYSICETVFRSEQPDSLAFSELSTMGVKSILNLRDKHSDSKLVGGLPLNLYNVNMKASDFSDKEIVESLQILHKSPKPVLVHCKHGSDRTGVVIAMYRIVFQNWTKKEAIDEMINGNYGFHQKYTNIPLYIEQVNVEKIRQLVFSTN; encoded by the coding sequence ATGTATAAAAGAACATTTGTGTTAGCAGGGTTGTTATTGGTGCTTTGTGTAAGCAATGCAGGTGCTCAAACGTTAACACGTTCTGAAAAATGGGGTAAACCTGTTGAACGTAATTACCTGCATAACTTATACAGCATATGTGAAACTGTATTTAGGTCGGAGCAACCAGATAGCCTGGCATTTTCAGAATTATCAACAATGGGGGTAAAGAGTATATTAAATCTTCGTGATAAACATAGCGACAGTAAGTTGGTGGGTGGACTTCCGCTGAACCTTTACAATGTTAATATGAAGGCAAGCGATTTTTCTGATAAAGAAATAGTTGAATCATTACAGATTCTTCATAAATCGCCGAAACCGGTTTTGGTGCATTGTAAGCACGGTTCTGACCGAACTGGTGTTGTGATTGCAATGTATCGCATTGTTTTTCAAAACTGGACTAAAAAAGAAGCGATTGATGAAATGATCAACGGAAACTATGGATTCCATCAAAAATACACTAACATACCACTTTACATAGAACAAGTGAATGTTGAAAAAATCAGGCAATTGGTGTTTTCAACTAATTAA
- a CDS encoding VOC family protein — MSKHTINWFEIPVNDFERARKFYSHILDFEMVDMLMDNDRLGFFPSEAGSVSGAIVSGKTYHPNDQGVVIYLNCGDDLSVVLNKVEGAGGLINKPKTIISPEHGYYAFILDTEGNKIGLHSHH, encoded by the coding sequence ATGTCAAAACACACAATAAACTGGTTCGAGATTCCCGTAAATGATTTTGAGCGGGCGCGAAAATTCTACTCTCACATCTTGGATTTTGAAATGGTTGATATGCTTATGGATAATGACCGGCTTGGTTTTTTTCCAAGTGAGGCGGGGAGTGTAAGTGGGGCAATCGTTTCAGGCAAAACGTACCATCCGAATGATCAGGGCGTGGTTATTTACCTTAATTGTGGTGACGATTTAAGTGTGGTTCTCAATAAAGTGGAAGGAGCTGGTGGGTTAATAAACAAGCCTAAAACCATTATTTCACCCGAACACGGTTATTACGCTTTTATCCTTGACACAGAAGGCAACAAAATAGGCTTACATTCTCATCATTAA
- a CDS encoding LysE family translocator yields MLLAIITGILVGFVLSLLTGPTFFSLLKISISKGFRSGIYFAFGVFLSDVIYIVLAVVFSLLIGLEERYRQIIYIVGGTFLLGIGIYYIIKKVKISNEPTKALKNTAYFFKGFLMCMLNPMMLFYWITISTKFTESYTHSELIGFLAATSLTILSSDIGKSYFVSKYRSKINERHISWLNRIAGTVIAGYAIFRLLIPVVLKHV; encoded by the coding sequence ATGCTATTGGCCATTATTACTGGAATACTTGTTGGATTTGTGCTTTCTCTACTTACCGGGCCCACTTTTTTTTCACTCCTTAAAATCAGTATTAGTAAGGGTTTTAGGTCTGGGATTTATTTTGCCTTTGGTGTATTCTTAAGTGATGTAATCTATATCGTATTAGCCGTAGTATTCAGCCTGTTAATAGGTTTGGAAGAGCGGTACCGACAAATAATTTACATCGTCGGTGGCACTTTTTTGCTGGGTATCGGAATTTATTATATCATCAAAAAGGTTAAGATTTCCAACGAACCAACGAAGGCATTAAAGAACACCGCCTATTTTTTCAAAGGTTTTTTAATGTGCATGCTTAACCCAATGATGTTGTTTTATTGGATTACAATCTCCACCAAATTTACCGAATCCTACACCCACTCCGAACTCATAGGCTTTTTAGCCGCTACCTCCCTCACCATTTTAAGCTCTGATATTGGAAAATCATACTTTGTGAGCAAATACCGCAGTAAGATTAATGAACGCCACATCTCCTGGTTAAATCGCATTGCCGGAACCGTAATTGCCGGATATGCCATTTTCAGACTTTTAATTCCTGTTGTACTTAAGCACGTTTAG
- a CDS encoding deoxycytidylate deaminase, giving the protein MKRPAFDDIFMHLASDLAGRSHCVKARVGAVLTKDTRIISIGYNGPPAGTHNCDEEWPEHGCARDSKGSCSLALHAEENAILYAAKNGASLEGSSLYVTLSPCLPCARLIYASGIKKVQFLNSYAEYKGLSSDEGVDFLRKFGVEVTKYVAEEVINE; this is encoded by the coding sequence ATGAAGCGACCAGCATTCGACGATATTTTCATGCACTTAGCCTCCGACTTAGCGGGGCGTTCACATTGTGTAAAAGCCCGGGTTGGAGCGGTTCTTACAAAAGATACCCGCATTATTTCAATAGGTTATAACGGCCCACCGGCAGGCACTCACAATTGTGATGAGGAATGGCCGGAGCACGGATGTGCGAGGGATTCAAAAGGGAGTTGCTCGTTAGCTCTTCATGCAGAAGAAAACGCCATTTTATATGCAGCTAAGAATGGAGCTTCATTGGAGGGGTCAAGCCTCTATGTGACATTGTCGCCTTGCCTGCCTTGTGCACGATTAATTTATGCTTCAGGTATAAAAAAGGTTCAGTTTTTAAACTCTTATGCTGAATATAAAGGTTTGTCAAGTGATGAAGGTGTTGACTTTTTAAGAAAGTTCGGCGTTGAAGTCACAAAGTATGTTGCTGAAGAGGTGATTAATGAATAA
- the guaA gene encoding glutamine-hydrolyzing GMP synthase, whose protein sequence is MLEKIIILDFGSQYTQLIARRVRELNVYCEIHPYNHLPEFDDTVKGVILSGSPHSVRDENAPEVDLSLFHQKYPLLGVCYGAQYLAQKMEGNVLPSKIREYGRANLSTINNDHELLKGLSDNTQVWMSHGDTIAEVADNFEVIASTDSVHVAAFHIKDTKTYGIQFHPEVTHSLEGKLLLDNFLVQVCGLSQDWTPNSFIESTIADLQEKIGNDKVVLGLSGGVDSTVAAVLLNKAIGKNLYCIFVDNGLLRKDEFEGVLKQYEGMGLNVKGVDSKQRFYDALAGISDPEKKRKAIGRVFIEVFDDEAHKIEDVKWLGQGTIYPDVIESVSVKGPSATIKSHHNVGGLPDFMKLKVVEPLRLLFKDEVRRVGKTLGISDELLGRHPFPGPGLAIRILGDITPEKVAILQQADKIYIDNLRSSGWYDKVWQAGAIYLPVQSVGVMGDERTYENVICLRAVESVDGMTADWSHLPYELLAKISNEIINNVKGINRVVYDISSKPPATIEWE, encoded by the coding sequence ATGCTTGAAAAAATTATCATTCTCGACTTTGGCTCTCAGTATACCCAATTAATTGCCAGGAGAGTCAGAGAACTCAATGTTTATTGCGAAATCCACCCTTATAATCACCTTCCCGAATTTGATGATACTGTTAAAGGTGTAATTCTATCAGGTTCACCGCATTCTGTACGCGACGAAAACGCACCTGAAGTTGACCTTTCATTATTTCATCAAAAATACCCTTTATTAGGTGTTTGTTATGGAGCGCAATATTTGGCGCAAAAAATGGAAGGCAATGTATTGCCGTCAAAGATCAGAGAATATGGCCGTGCTAATTTGAGCACCATCAACAATGATCATGAATTGTTGAAAGGCCTTTCAGACAATACCCAAGTGTGGATGTCACATGGTGACACCATTGCCGAAGTTGCGGATAATTTTGAAGTAATTGCCAGTACCGACAGCGTTCATGTTGCGGCATTCCATATTAAAGACACTAAAACTTACGGAATTCAGTTTCACCCGGAGGTAACTCACTCTTTGGAAGGAAAATTGTTGTTAGATAATTTCCTTGTTCAGGTTTGTGGCTTATCACAAGACTGGACACCGAATTCATTCATTGAATCTACCATTGCTGACCTTCAGGAAAAAATCGGAAACGATAAAGTAGTGTTAGGTCTTTCAGGAGGAGTAGACTCAACTGTTGCTGCTGTTCTTTTGAACAAAGCGATTGGCAAAAATCTATATTGTATTTTTGTTGATAACGGACTGTTGCGTAAGGATGAGTTCGAAGGCGTATTGAAACAATACGAAGGAATGGGCTTAAATGTAAAAGGTGTTGATTCAAAACAACGCTTTTATGATGCATTAGCCGGCATTTCTGATCCTGAAAAAAAACGTAAAGCAATTGGTCGTGTATTCATTGAAGTGTTTGATGATGAAGCACACAAAATAGAAGACGTAAAATGGTTAGGACAAGGTACAATTTACCCTGACGTAATTGAGTCAGTTTCGGTAAAAGGACCTTCAGCAACCATTAAATCACACCATAACGTGGGTGGTTTACCCGACTTCATGAAATTGAAGGTAGTTGAACCATTACGTTTATTATTTAAAGACGAGGTTCGTCGAGTAGGTAAAACCCTTGGGATTTCAGATGAGTTGTTAGGACGTCATCCTTTCCCTGGTCCGGGTTTGGCAATTCGTATTTTAGGAGACATCACTCCTGAGAAAGTTGCTATTTTACAGCAAGCGGATAAAATTTACATCGACAATTTACGTTCATCAGGTTGGTATGATAAAGTTTGGCAAGCAGGAGCAATTTATCTTCCTGTACAGTCAGTAGGAGTAATGGGCGATGAGCGTACATATGAAAATGTAATTTGCCTTCGTGCAGTTGAATCAGTAGACGGTATGACTGCCGATTGGAGCCATTTACCTTACGAGCTATTAGCCAAAATATCAAACGAAATCATCAATAACGTAAAAGGAATTAACCGCGTTGTATATGACATCAGTTCTAAGCCGCCAGCTACCATTGAGTGGGAATAA